From Variimorphobacter saccharofermentans, one genomic window encodes:
- a CDS encoding MATE family efflux transporter, which yields MRILKDKRYFGDMQFYKNALIIGIPVILQSLIQSLVSLIDSFMVSGLGDIKMSGVNISGQILFIFMILLGAVCASGGIFLTQFSGAKDKEGMQQAFAFKLVTSFLLAIFYFIVTMAFTRKVLSLMVIGNTQSDLILDQGEEYMFLMGFVGVQSIISYVIASSYREIGKVKMPLIISVTATLINTILNWGLIYGNLGMPRLEIKGAAYATIIARTIEMILFIIYVIIDKPDFIDLSVLKRVDFKMFGQILSKGSMIILSQMMWVISESITSAIYNGRGGADIVSGMAASFSIANLLFVSFTGITTTTGVIIGKSLGSNQLNRAKQEKVWMLSAALVFGCFMCLLGFSTTALVPIVFGSLSQSAQKICKGMLMLIASLMPIWTYVNTQLAVSRAGGDTKVCMWVDGGATLIMLPMLFLMAAFTNWSPIIMYLAVKVLDVGKIIIAHLELKKERWVVNLSDK from the coding sequence ATGAGAATACTGAAAGATAAACGTTATTTTGGAGATATGCAATTTTATAAAAATGCATTGATAATTGGAATCCCTGTTATACTTCAGTCGCTTATACAAAGTCTTGTTTCATTGATAGACAGCTTTATGGTATCAGGACTTGGGGACATTAAGATGTCTGGTGTTAATATTTCAGGGCAGATTTTATTTATTTTCATGATATTACTAGGTGCCGTTTGTGCATCAGGAGGTATTTTTCTTACACAGTTTTCTGGAGCAAAGGATAAGGAAGGCATGCAGCAGGCTTTTGCATTTAAACTGGTAACCTCCTTTTTATTAGCAATCTTTTATTTTATTGTAACCATGGCCTTTACAAGAAAAGTGCTTAGTCTTATGGTTATAGGAAATACTCAGTCGGATTTGATCTTAGATCAAGGAGAAGAGTATATGTTCTTAATGGGCTTTGTTGGTGTGCAGTCAATTATATCTTATGTTATCGCCTCATCCTACAGAGAGATTGGAAAGGTAAAGATGCCACTGATAATCTCAGTGACAGCTACATTGATCAATACAATATTAAATTGGGGATTGATTTATGGAAACTTAGGTATGCCAAGACTTGAAATAAAGGGAGCAGCATATGCTACCATAATCGCTAGAACGATTGAAATGATCCTGTTTATCATATATGTCATAATAGACAAGCCCGATTTTATTGACCTGTCAGTTCTTAAACGCGTTGATTTTAAGATGTTCGGTCAGATTCTCAGCAAAGGCTCCATGATTATCCTTTCACAAATGATGTGGGTTATTTCAGAAAGTATTACGTCAGCTATCTATAATGGAAGGGGAGGAGCTGATATAGTATCCGGTATGGCAGCAAGCTTTTCTATAGCAAACCTGCTCTTCGTATCCTTTACTGGAATAACGACTACAACGGGAGTCATAATCGGAAAATCCCTTGGCAGTAACCAATTGAATCGGGCAAAACAAGAAAAGGTATGGATGTTATCGGCAGCATTGGTGTTTGGATGCTTTATGTGTTTGCTTGGGTTTAGTACAACAGCACTCGTACCGATTGTATTTGGTAGTTTAAGTCAGAGTGCACAAAAGATATGCAAAGGTATGTTAATGCTGATAGCATCGCTCATGCCAATATGGACTTATGTAAATACCCAATTGGCTGTTTCACGGGCAGGTGGTGATACAAAGGTCTGTATGTGGGTAGATGGTGGTGCTACTCTGATTATGCTACCTATGTTGTTCCTTATGGCGGCTTTTACAAATTGGAGTCCGATTATCATGTATCTGGCAGTAAAGGTTTTAGATGTGGGCAAAATCATTATTGCGCATTTAGAATTAAAAAAAGAAAGATGGGTGGTTAATCTATCTGACAAATAA